One part of the Archangium lipolyticum genome encodes these proteins:
- the lpxB gene encoding lipid-A-disaccharide synthase, which yields MSPAPQILVVAGEASGDAHASELVAALKARRPDLTFFGMGGSRLAAQGVELLYGAHEVNVMGITEVLPKIPRILQVMGGLAQAAAERRPACAILVDIPDFNLRLAARLKKLGIPVAYYVSPMIWAWRRGRVKTIAKLVDRMLCILPFEEDFYREAGVTARYVGSPVVEQVPSPASAAAFRQKLGLPVETPTLALLPGSRMSEIRRILPAMVGAAKQLVAERPGLQVVVPVAPTIPREEIISRFEGSGVQPVLVEGKAPEVVGASDAAIVASGTAALEAGLMQRPFVVVYRVSLVTYLVGRLMLKVAHVALVNLLAGRRVVPELLQGDMTPERIAGEIRRLWVPGTPREEMLQGLEEVRTRLGAHGAADRAAESVLELLPPTAKV from the coding sequence ATGTCCCCTGCCCCCCAGATTCTCGTCGTGGCCGGCGAGGCGTCCGGTGACGCCCACGCCTCCGAGCTCGTCGCCGCCCTCAAGGCCCGCCGTCCGGACCTCACCTTCTTCGGCATGGGAGGCTCGCGCCTCGCCGCCCAGGGCGTGGAGCTCCTCTACGGCGCCCACGAGGTCAACGTCATGGGCATCACCGAGGTGCTGCCCAAGATTCCACGCATCCTCCAGGTCATGGGAGGGCTGGCCCAGGCCGCCGCCGAGCGCCGCCCCGCCTGCGCCATCCTCGTGGACATCCCCGACTTCAACCTCCGGCTCGCCGCCCGCCTCAAGAAGCTCGGCATCCCCGTCGCCTACTACGTCTCGCCGATGATCTGGGCCTGGCGCCGCGGCCGGGTGAAGACGATCGCGAAGCTGGTGGACCGGATGCTCTGCATCCTCCCCTTCGAGGAGGACTTCTACCGCGAGGCCGGTGTCACCGCCCGCTACGTGGGCAGCCCCGTGGTGGAGCAGGTGCCCTCCCCCGCCAGCGCCGCCGCCTTCCGCCAGAAGCTCGGGCTGCCCGTGGAGACCCCCACCCTCGCCCTGCTGCCCGGCAGCCGCATGAGCGAGATCCGCCGCATCCTCCCCGCCATGGTGGGGGCCGCGAAGCAACTGGTGGCCGAGCGCCCCGGGCTCCAGGTCGTGGTGCCGGTGGCGCCCACCATCCCCCGCGAGGAGATCATCTCCCGCTTCGAGGGCAGCGGCGTGCAACCCGTGCTGGTGGAAGGCAAGGCGCCCGAGGTGGTGGGCGCCAGCGACGCGGCCATCGTGGCCTCGGGGACGGCGGCCCTGGAGGCGGGGCTCATGCAGCGCCCCTTCGTGGTGGTGTACCGCGTCTCGCTCGTCACCTACCTCGTGGGCCGGCTGATGCTGAAGGTGGCGCACGTGGCCCTCGTCAACCTGCTGGCCGGCCGCCGCGTGGTGCCCGAGCTCCTCCAGGGCGACATGACCCCCGAGCGCATCGCCGGTGAAATCCGCCGCTTGTGGGTGCCAGGCACACCACGCGAGGAGATGCTCCAGGGGCTGGAGGAAGTGCGCACCCGGCTCGGGGCGCACGGGGCCGCCGACCGGGCGGCCGAGTCGGTGCTGGAGCTGCTCCCCCCCACCGCGAAAGTCTAG
- a CDS encoding DUF2378 family protein: MYQDSEAPVAGRSAEFWARDFARRVTLVKPEDTLRGVFCNGLVRFVGGLGCEKQLKRCLAAGGEEKFVDFFSYPVVTYLRMVSAVLFPLAERYGSVEESLRVLGRQAMADLQGSAAGKALSMMRTGDMRSRLDAVLAAYRVSVSFGEQSLAWMGPTSARISLRNVIMPHPFHEGLMLSVLELGNPRPMKVLGRQTGPLDCDFDISWE, from the coding sequence ATGTACCAGGACAGTGAGGCCCCGGTGGCGGGTCGATCCGCCGAGTTCTGGGCGCGGGACTTCGCGCGGCGGGTCACCCTGGTGAAGCCCGAGGACACCCTCCGCGGCGTGTTCTGCAACGGCCTGGTGCGGTTCGTCGGGGGGCTCGGTTGCGAGAAGCAGCTGAAGCGCTGCCTGGCGGCGGGGGGCGAGGAGAAGTTCGTCGACTTCTTCAGCTATCCCGTCGTCACGTACCTCCGGATGGTCTCCGCCGTGCTGTTTCCCCTGGCGGAGCGGTACGGGAGCGTCGAGGAGTCGCTGAGAGTGCTCGGGAGGCAGGCGATGGCGGACCTCCAGGGCTCCGCGGCGGGCAAGGCCCTGTCGATGATGCGCACGGGGGACATGAGGAGCCGTCTGGATGCCGTGCTCGCGGCCTACCGGGTCTCGGTGAGCTTTGGTGAGCAGTCCCTGGCGTGGATGGGGCCCACGAGCGCTCGCATCTCCCTGAGGAATGTCATCATGCCCCATCCCTTCCACGAGGGGCTGATGCTGTCCGTGCTGGAGCTGGGGAACCCCCGCCCCATGAAGGTACTCGGGCGTCAGACGGGGCCGCTGGACTGCGATTTCGACATCTCCTGGGAGTGA